The proteins below are encoded in one region of Microbacterium pygmaeum:
- a CDS encoding MBL fold metallo-hydrolase — translation MGDLTIHQLTEFVAPFMPALEMLPALSPAMLESSRRWMGADALDADDAFVLVYQSYVVRTPQGVVLVDTGVGNGKVRPRPEWHLRDSTGFSEEWARVGLEFGDVDDVVCTHFHPDHVGWNTVRDGEKWIPAFPNARYHFARAEVAAAEQKHADEGFEPYIDSILPIIDAGGAVLHDDSFRINDYVRVEPTHGHTRGHSMVVVGADHDLAVMTGDLFHVALQLSHPEFAFVRDADPVESTASRRAVFKRFAETDTLVCTGHLPAPSVGHLRADERGGYYLETLSEEEIHEGGN, via the coding sequence GTGGGCGACCTGACCATCCATCAGCTCACCGAGTTCGTCGCGCCGTTCATGCCGGCACTCGAGATGCTCCCCGCTCTGTCGCCCGCCATGCTCGAGTCGAGCCGTCGATGGATGGGTGCGGACGCGCTCGACGCCGATGACGCATTCGTCCTCGTCTATCAGTCGTATGTTGTGCGAACGCCGCAGGGCGTCGTGCTCGTCGATACGGGCGTCGGCAACGGCAAGGTGCGTCCGCGCCCAGAATGGCACCTGCGCGACAGCACCGGGTTCTCCGAGGAGTGGGCCCGGGTCGGGCTCGAGTTCGGTGATGTCGACGACGTCGTGTGCACGCATTTCCATCCCGATCATGTCGGCTGGAACACGGTGCGCGACGGTGAGAAGTGGATACCGGCGTTCCCCAACGCTCGATATCACTTCGCCCGCGCCGAGGTGGCTGCAGCGGAGCAGAAGCACGCCGACGAGGGATTCGAGCCCTATATCGACAGCATCCTGCCGATCATCGACGCGGGAGGTGCGGTACTACACGACGACAGCTTCCGTATCAACGACTACGTGCGTGTCGAGCCGACGCACGGCCACACTCGCGGTCACAGCATGGTGGTGGTCGGCGCCGACCACGACCTCGCGGTCATGACGGGTGATCTCTTCCACGTGGCTCTTCAACTGAGTCACCCCGAATTCGCATTCGTGCGAGACGCAGATCCAGTCGAATCGACGGCATCGCGACGAGCGGTGTTCAAACGCTTCGCCGAAACCGACACACTCGTCTGCACCGGACATCTGCCCGCACCAAGCGTGGGTCACCTGCGTGCCGACGAGCGAGGCGGGTACTACCTCGAAACCCTTTCCGAAGAAGAGATCCATGAAGGTGGGAATTGA
- a CDS encoding alcohol dehydrogenase: MRAYVVERFAERLVTEERPAIQPTGTEVVLEVEGCGVCHTDLHLWDGYYELGGGKRLQLADRGIRPPLVLGHEVLGRLVRKGPDAPIDDSAIGRSFIIYPWLGCGKCEDCMLGRENLCAWPNSIGVARAGGYADECLVPHSDYLVDATGIEPNLAATYACSGLTAYSALRKVAIDHDDLLLIVGLGGVGYSGLLIAQALGFRRIVVADIDPRKRDLARGVEGVTVLDPQSEADRAVLAEMGPVAGAVDFVGVTSTAEFAIGSLRKGGIAVIVGLFGGDITLPLVPLVQRSTTVRGSYVGTLDELRELVALAQTGRLAALPVETVPFDDVNDALDRLRGGGVAGRLVLSNSTDAS; this comes from the coding sequence ATGCGCGCGTACGTAGTCGAACGATTCGCGGAGCGACTGGTCACTGAAGAACGCCCCGCCATCCAGCCGACCGGCACCGAAGTGGTGCTGGAGGTCGAGGGATGTGGCGTGTGTCACACCGATCTGCACTTGTGGGACGGCTACTACGAGCTGGGCGGCGGCAAACGCCTTCAGCTGGCCGACCGGGGCATCCGCCCTCCGCTCGTTCTCGGTCACGAGGTGCTCGGACGTCTCGTGCGCAAGGGCCCGGACGCACCGATCGACGACTCGGCAATCGGACGGTCGTTCATCATCTATCCCTGGCTCGGATGCGGCAAGTGCGAGGACTGCATGCTCGGGCGCGAGAATCTGTGCGCGTGGCCGAACTCGATCGGAGTAGCGCGCGCCGGCGGCTACGCAGACGAGTGTCTGGTTCCGCACTCGGACTACCTGGTCGACGCGACCGGCATCGAACCCAACCTTGCGGCCACGTACGCGTGCTCGGGGCTCACCGCATACAGCGCCCTGCGTAAAGTCGCCATCGATCACGACGACCTGCTGCTGATCGTCGGGCTCGGCGGTGTGGGATACAGCGGGCTTCTGATCGCCCAGGCCCTCGGATTCCGCCGGATCGTGGTGGCCGACATCGACCCGCGGAAGCGAGATCTGGCGCGAGGCGTCGAGGGCGTGACGGTGCTCGATCCGCAGAGCGAGGCTGATCGAGCAGTGCTCGCTGAGATGGGACCCGTCGCTGGAGCCGTCGATTTCGTCGGCGTGACCAGCACAGCGGAATTTGCCATCGGGTCGCTGCGCAAGGGCGGCATCGCCGTCATCGTCGGCTTGTTCGGGGGCGATATCACTCTCCCCCTCGTTCCGCTCGTACAGCGATCCACGACGGTGCGCGGATCGTACGTCGGCACCCTCGACGAGTTGCGCGAGCTGGTTGCTCTTGCGCAGACCGGTCGGCTGGCTGCGCTTCCGGTCGAGACAGTGCCCTTCGATGATGTGAACGATGCGCTGGACAGGCTCCGCGGCGGAGGCGTGGCGGGACGACTCGTGCTGTCGAACTCGACGGATGCGTCGTGA
- a CDS encoding carboxymuconolactone decarboxylase family protein, producing MSSEIRVPLVEPGSNPALAAIEADIRAERGGEIAVLYRALLNSAPVADGWEKLLTAIRNRSTTPSTVRELVILRVAVLNRADFEFAAHVPHAKAAGVTSAQLDAVQRDAGPGPFSEQEHLALALTDAMTTEIEVPDALMQRIQSHFDARGVVELVATVAAYNMVSRFLVALNIRH from the coding sequence GTGAGCTCCGAGATCCGCGTACCCCTCGTCGAACCGGGGTCAAACCCGGCGCTCGCCGCGATCGAAGCCGACATCCGTGCCGAACGCGGCGGCGAGATCGCCGTGTTGTACCGGGCGCTGCTCAACAGCGCTCCGGTGGCTGATGGGTGGGAGAAGCTGCTGACCGCGATCCGCAACCGGTCGACGACACCGTCGACCGTTCGGGAACTCGTGATACTGCGCGTGGCCGTGCTCAACCGAGCGGACTTCGAGTTCGCCGCTCACGTGCCCCATGCGAAGGCTGCCGGCGTCACGAGCGCGCAGCTGGATGCGGTGCAGCGGGATGCCGGTCCTGGTCCGTTCTCGGAGCAGGAGCACCTTGCCCTCGCTCTCACGGACGCGATGACCACCGAGATCGAAGTGCCAGACGCCCTCATGCAGCGCATTCAGTCGCATTTCGATGCTCGAGGCGTCGTCGAGCTGGTCGCCACGGTGGCGGCATACAACATGGTGTCGCGTTTTCTCGTGGCGCTGAACATCCGACATTGA
- a CDS encoding NAD-dependent succinate-semialdehyde dehydrogenase, producing the protein MSYHDTQLFIDGEWIDAEGSKSRPVLNPSTGARIGVVAQASIADLDRALDSVQHGFEVWSEMTPAQRSVIMRRAADLLRERADEIARLMTLEQGKPLPEAVAETRAAADITDWFAEEGFRVYGRTVPHRSDPTVQQVVIKDPVGPVVAYAPWNFPINQVIRKLAAGLAAGCSILIKAPNETPASPAALVRAFHDAGLPNGVVALVFGDSAQISEYLIPHPIIQKITFTGSTPVGKQLAALAGLHMKRVSMELGGHAPVIVCADADVESAAEILARAKFRNAGQVCTSPTRFLVHASVKDRFAARFAEVAGSLSVGDGLAEGTEMGPLANLRRLEAIEELQQDAVARGATVLTGGRRIGEEGYFWAPTVLSDVTVDSRIFNEEPFGPIAPIWAFEELEDAIAEANRLPYGLAGFGFTTSLKSADLLRRKVNVGMMWINMPAAPSPELPFGGMKDSGYGTEGGPEAIECFLNTRTVAIRNG; encoded by the coding sequence ATGTCGTATCACGACACCCAACTCTTCATTGACGGAGAGTGGATCGATGCCGAGGGCTCGAAATCACGACCGGTGCTCAACCCCTCGACGGGCGCGCGGATCGGTGTGGTCGCCCAGGCGAGCATCGCCGACCTCGATCGTGCGCTCGATTCGGTACAGCACGGCTTCGAGGTCTGGAGCGAGATGACGCCCGCCCAGCGCAGCGTCATCATGCGACGAGCAGCCGACCTGCTGCGGGAGCGTGCGGACGAGATCGCCCGGCTGATGACGCTCGAGCAGGGCAAGCCCCTCCCAGAGGCCGTCGCCGAGACGCGCGCCGCCGCTGACATCACCGACTGGTTCGCCGAGGAAGGGTTCCGTGTCTATGGCCGCACGGTTCCGCACCGCTCGGACCCCACAGTTCAGCAGGTCGTGATCAAGGATCCCGTCGGCCCCGTCGTCGCATATGCACCGTGGAACTTTCCGATCAACCAGGTGATCCGCAAACTCGCTGCCGGGCTTGCCGCCGGATGCTCCATCCTCATCAAGGCGCCGAACGAGACGCCCGCCAGTCCGGCGGCTCTGGTGCGGGCGTTCCACGACGCCGGGTTGCCCAACGGAGTGGTCGCGCTCGTCTTCGGCGACTCCGCACAGATCTCCGAGTATCTGATCCCGCACCCCATCATCCAGAAGATCACCTTCACCGGATCGACTCCGGTCGGTAAGCAACTCGCTGCGCTCGCGGGTCTGCACATGAAGCGGGTCTCGATGGAGCTGGGCGGTCACGCCCCGGTCATCGTCTGCGCCGACGCCGACGTCGAGTCGGCCGCGGAGATTCTGGCGCGGGCCAAGTTCCGCAACGCCGGACAGGTATGCACGAGTCCGACCAGGTTTCTCGTGCATGCGAGCGTCAAAGATCGCTTCGCCGCGCGATTCGCCGAGGTGGCCGGAAGCCTTTCGGTGGGGGATGGCCTGGCCGAAGGGACCGAGATGGGACCCCTCGCGAACCTGCGTCGGTTGGAGGCGATCGAGGAACTGCAGCAGGATGCGGTCGCGCGCGGCGCGACGGTTCTCACCGGCGGTAGGCGAATCGGCGAGGAAGGTTACTTCTGGGCGCCGACCGTGCTGTCCGACGTCACGGTCGATTCGCGCATCTTTAACGAAGAGCCGTTCGGGCCGATCGCTCCGATCTGGGCGTTCGAAGAGCTCGAAGACGCGATCGCCGAGGCCAATCGTCTGCCCTATGGTCTGGCAGGGTTCGGCTTCACCACGTCGTTGAAGAGCGCTGATCTACTCCGCAGGAAGGTCAATGTGGGGATGATGTGGATCAACATGCCCGCGGCCCCGTCTCCTGAGCTTCCGTTCGGGGGGATGAAGGACTCCGGCTACGGTACGGAGGGCGGCCCCGAGGCCATCGAGTGCTTCCTCAACACGCGGACCGTCGCGATCCGGAACGGCTGA
- a CDS encoding RES family NAD+ phosphorylase has protein sequence MTERACADCFSAPSWIPNASPPEGAISDCSFGHSHNVRTWPTTAWIDSFARLFAIYEDSLAEEGEELHVRVQADWSIFSFTDVGLVRTFLMSAVPDHPLLVAGVRVRLRKSTDGRAADHSSTWARFSEEIRHQNRYFPKSAPNWEILEEALGESIATIASAATLYRGRLTQPNEAIPIEQMGAPPPSLAPPGRANPVGIPYLYLALESKTCVYETRVANYARIAIGTFRVQRDLKVLNLAEIDALDFFSTYEEIEDSGLQAIRVSLHRYLQSLGEELRRPVRSTDEPTDYIPTQYLCEMAKSLSFDGVLYSSSQRPGGRNVVLFNVDDAVCESVQTVVITSIEAEWETVPAPLTS, from the coding sequence ATGACCGAGCGTGCGTGCGCGGACTGTTTTTCAGCACCCAGCTGGATACCCAACGCCAGTCCGCCCGAGGGCGCTATATCGGACTGCAGCTTCGGTCACAGCCACAACGTGAGGACGTGGCCGACCACGGCCTGGATCGACAGTTTTGCCCGACTCTTCGCGATCTACGAGGACAGTCTCGCCGAAGAAGGCGAAGAATTGCACGTGCGAGTGCAAGCGGATTGGAGCATTTTCAGCTTCACCGATGTTGGCCTGGTCAGGACATTCCTCATGTCAGCGGTTCCGGATCACCCATTGTTGGTCGCCGGAGTGCGCGTTCGCCTGCGGAAGTCTACAGACGGCCGCGCTGCTGACCACTCGTCTACTTGGGCGAGGTTCTCCGAAGAGATTCGACATCAGAATCGGTACTTTCCAAAGAGTGCTCCGAACTGGGAGATCCTCGAAGAGGCATTAGGGGAAAGCATCGCGACAATTGCGTCTGCCGCGACTTTGTACCGCGGTCGCTTGACGCAACCAAACGAGGCAATTCCTATCGAGCAGATGGGCGCGCCCCCTCCGAGCCTCGCTCCGCCCGGTCGGGCGAATCCCGTAGGGATCCCGTACCTGTACCTCGCGCTGGAATCGAAGACGTGCGTGTACGAAACGCGTGTCGCCAATTACGCGCGCATCGCTATCGGGACGTTCCGAGTGCAACGCGATCTCAAGGTTCTTAACTTGGCAGAAATAGACGCGCTGGACTTCTTTTCGACCTACGAAGAAATCGAAGACAGCGGTCTGCAGGCGATCAGAGTCTCGCTGCATCGGTACCTCCAGTCCCTTGGAGAGGAACTTCGCCGACCGGTACGCTCTACCGACGAACCCACTGACTATATCCCGACGCAGTATTTGTGCGAGATGGCGAAATCCCTGAGTTTTGACGGCGTTCTCTACTCCAGTTCGCAGCGGCCGGGAGGTCGCAACGTCGTCCTCTTCAACGTGGATGACGCGGTCTGTGAGTCTGTGCAGACCGTCGTCATCACAAGCATCGAGGCCGAATGGGAGACGGTTCCCGCGCCTCTGACGTCCTAA
- a CDS encoding sce7725 family protein, whose translation MYYPYLRGKQFELLALKELSPLLGQRQNVTPIIEPVRAPEGGLTRCLQALSDNDLGYALIVNPSAGELRAEVMPEAIASYVRTNGLPGVSALGVLVDETTDITATLRAYEARYGSSFPLMLVHNGLSAELEALRLGTDHLNRTFDVVDFGVRKAYFRAFRNDQILLHDCFERAERNSDYLDRGETDFSDDHLFYADEGWAGFGDYLTIGSGYVDGGFTPRAVAIHWTYEPVVDGIIKIRHFTSENNGDIANVGGKFLEAAEKLVAFLDQQGIHTVASEVMRQHYADSTYPGLGIVKKLSIQNHLELISSILAR comes from the coding sequence TTGTACTACCCGTATCTGAGGGGAAAACAGTTTGAGCTCCTGGCACTTAAGGAGCTGAGCCCGCTCCTAGGGCAACGCCAGAACGTAACTCCCATCATCGAACCCGTGCGGGCTCCTGAAGGCGGACTGACCCGATGCCTTCAGGCCCTCAGCGATAACGATCTTGGTTATGCGCTGATCGTCAACCCGAGCGCCGGAGAGCTACGGGCCGAGGTGATGCCTGAAGCCATCGCAAGCTACGTTCGCACGAACGGGCTTCCGGGCGTATCAGCGCTCGGGGTGCTGGTCGACGAGACAACAGACATCACCGCCACGTTGCGAGCCTACGAAGCTCGATATGGAAGCTCCTTCCCTTTGATGCTCGTCCACAACGGCCTGTCGGCCGAACTGGAAGCCCTTCGACTAGGCACAGACCACCTCAACCGCACGTTCGACGTAGTGGATTTCGGTGTTCGAAAAGCGTACTTCCGTGCCTTCCGGAACGATCAGATCCTCCTGCACGACTGTTTTGAGCGCGCCGAGAGGAATTCTGATTATCTTGACCGTGGCGAGACGGACTTCAGCGATGACCATCTCTTCTACGCCGACGAAGGCTGGGCGGGCTTCGGTGACTATCTCACGATCGGTTCGGGCTATGTCGATGGTGGCTTCACCCCACGCGCGGTTGCCATTCACTGGACGTACGAGCCCGTCGTGGATGGCATCATCAAGATCCGTCACTTCACTTCCGAGAACAACGGGGACATCGCGAACGTCGGAGGCAAATTCCTCGAGGCCGCAGAGAAGCTTGTGGCCTTTCTCGACCAGCAAGGCATACATACCGTCGCCTCTGAAGTAATGCGCCAGCACTACGCCGACAGCACCTATCCTGGCCTCGGGATTGTGAAGAAGCTTTCGATCCAGAATCACCTCGAGCTCATCTCGAGCATCCTGGCCCGATGA
- a CDS encoding sce7726 family protein — protein sequence MLNTLERRAARLFSAAMLRPILSGAPSSPLQSELWQLRPELGLGGDANAGSVLAAAYDLLSSSYRSEYFYKNLIASKVAVGRHRAANVVMLSEFRLGGSIADCVFINGSGMVYEVKTEFDSPDKLDRQLANYYRAFPLVNVVAHENTAERYLRVLDGSPTGLLVVGPRSRLSTVRVAAYSAEGFDIPTMFNALRQGEAERVLTDAFGELPLVPSGLRYAERLSLAMTMSPDTFQSGMQAALKRRLLRADRDLVVNPITEPLRALLFQINPNPHQAATLLRWLESKEHDFVLPVSEGKTV from the coding sequence GTGCTCAATACTCTCGAACGTCGAGCTGCCCGCCTCTTCTCGGCGGCAATGCTGCGACCGATCTTGTCCGGCGCGCCCTCGAGCCCGCTTCAGTCGGAACTATGGCAGTTGCGCCCCGAGCTTGGACTTGGCGGGGACGCGAACGCGGGCAGCGTACTTGCGGCGGCGTACGACCTTCTGTCTTCTTCCTACCGGAGTGAGTACTTTTATAAGAATCTGATCGCTAGCAAAGTGGCTGTTGGGAGGCACCGCGCAGCCAATGTCGTGATGCTCAGTGAGTTTCGGCTGGGCGGGTCGATCGCCGATTGCGTTTTCATCAATGGATCTGGCATGGTCTACGAGGTCAAAACGGAGTTTGATTCTCCAGACAAGTTGGACCGGCAACTCGCCAACTACTACCGCGCGTTCCCGCTGGTCAATGTCGTCGCGCACGAGAATACTGCGGAACGGTACCTTCGGGTGCTGGACGGTTCGCCGACCGGGTTGCTGGTTGTCGGCCCTCGATCACGTCTCTCAACGGTCAGGGTGGCGGCGTACTCCGCCGAAGGCTTCGACATTCCTACGATGTTCAACGCGCTGCGCCAAGGTGAGGCCGAGCGGGTCCTGACCGATGCCTTCGGCGAGTTACCTCTCGTGCCAAGCGGCTTGCGATACGCTGAGCGCCTGTCACTCGCTATGACAATGTCACCAGACACTTTTCAAAGTGGAATGCAAGCAGCCCTAAAACGGCGGCTCCTTCGGGCAGATCGCGACTTGGTTGTAAACCCAATAACCGAGCCGCTTAGAGCTCTTCTCTTTCAGATCAACCCGAATCCCCATCAGGCAGCGACTCTGCTCAGATGGCTGGAATCTAAGGAGCACGACTTTGTACTACCCGTATCTGAGGGGAAAACAGTTTGA
- a CDS encoding ATP-binding protein, giving the protein MYPELNPFNPGSGLEPPTLAGRDAEVAAFDLLVARTRHQRLSPSIILYGYRGVGKTVLLNAMRRQAASAGWLCIDIEGQPSEPGAAAVRNRLGRHLHVAADKFKNGKPYTAAVRRAFGTLTSFSLSLGVVGLELAREQPNARAQSGRLEVDLEELVEDFAPALKESSSAIGVFIDEMQDIDQELLEALLTVQNRAGQEGIPFYVVGAGLPSLPSLLGRTRSYAERLFEYRQVDALDAEAARTALERPFLDRNVMVAPDALNLLLTESSGYPYYIQIFGQAAWNATPDKFVHIESAQKAVEVGYHRLEQGIFPSRWDRAQPEEKEFLRSMCEVPETPCSMAQLAAVGKLEQDQLPALKRSLIEKGIIYSPDLETVAFTVPGMPRFIRRQDSLA; this is encoded by the coding sequence ATGTATCCCGAGCTCAACCCGTTCAACCCTGGATCCGGTTTGGAGCCGCCGACACTGGCCGGTCGGGACGCGGAGGTAGCCGCATTCGATCTGCTCGTTGCGCGAACAAGGCACCAGCGCCTATCCCCAAGCATCATCCTTTATGGGTATCGGGGCGTTGGAAAGACCGTGCTGCTCAACGCCATGCGCCGACAGGCGGCCAGTGCCGGCTGGCTTTGCATCGATATTGAAGGTCAGCCTTCTGAACCAGGCGCCGCTGCGGTCAGAAACCGCCTCGGACGGCATCTCCACGTCGCGGCGGACAAGTTCAAGAATGGCAAGCCGTACACCGCAGCAGTTCGGCGGGCTTTCGGCACGCTCACATCCTTTTCGCTCTCGCTCGGTGTCGTCGGTCTGGAGCTTGCGCGAGAGCAGCCGAATGCACGCGCACAATCGGGGCGACTCGAAGTGGATCTCGAGGAATTGGTCGAGGACTTCGCTCCCGCCCTCAAAGAGTCATCGAGCGCAATCGGGGTCTTCATCGACGAGATGCAGGACATCGACCAGGAACTGTTGGAGGCCCTCCTCACGGTCCAGAACCGTGCGGGCCAGGAGGGCATTCCTTTCTACGTCGTAGGGGCGGGTTTGCCGTCCTTACCGTCACTTCTCGGCCGCACTCGGAGCTACGCAGAGCGACTGTTCGAATACCGGCAAGTCGACGCGCTCGACGCTGAGGCTGCGCGAACAGCCCTCGAGCGGCCGTTCCTTGACCGAAACGTGATGGTCGCACCAGACGCTCTGAACCTGCTCTTAACCGAATCGAGCGGCTACCCGTATTACATTCAGATATTCGGGCAGGCCGCCTGGAACGCCACCCCCGACAAGTTCGTTCACATCGAATCTGCGCAGAAGGCCGTGGAGGTCGGGTACCACCGACTAGAGCAAGGCATCTTCCCCTCGCGCTGGGATCGAGCTCAGCCAGAGGAGAAGGAATTTCTTCGGAGCATGTGCGAAGTTCCAGAGACACCATGTTCGATGGCTCAGTTGGCGGCCGTGGGCAAGCTAGAGCAGGACCAGCTGCCAGCTCTCAAACGGTCGCTGATAGAGAAGGGCATCATCTATTCCCCGGACCTGGAGACTGTTGCGTTCACGGTGCCCGGGATGCCACGGTTCATTCGACGGCAGGACTCCCTCGCTTAG
- a CDS encoding zinc-binding dehydrogenase, whose translation MRAVVYESFGELPTIRSVDEPECPPHGAVIAVTATGVCRSDWHAWLGHDDTVLLPHVPGHEFVGTIVRVGADVRSWSGGERVTAPFVNACGTCAVCAEGRQNVCPNQTQPGFDRWGSFAERVIVHHADTNLVAVPGSIDDATAAALGCRFATAYRAVTARGRVCAGEEVVVFGCGGVGLSAILVAVAAGAHVVAVDVSVAARDLAVRLGAAVAVDGEAEDADVQVSAATDGGAHVVIEALGRASLLRRGLASLRPGGRHVQVGLLAGADSVPALDVGRVIALELELLGSHGMPAHEYPAMLDQIARGIIDPSALVGRTVSLDDAPSALAAMSGPAATAGTTVILL comes from the coding sequence ATGCGCGCTGTGGTCTACGAGTCGTTCGGCGAGCTGCCGACGATCCGCAGCGTCGACGAGCCGGAGTGCCCGCCGCACGGCGCCGTGATCGCGGTCACGGCGACCGGAGTCTGCCGCAGCGACTGGCACGCGTGGCTCGGGCACGACGACACGGTTCTCCTGCCCCACGTGCCGGGTCACGAGTTCGTGGGCACCATCGTCCGCGTCGGTGCCGATGTGCGTTCCTGGTCGGGCGGCGAGCGGGTCACCGCTCCGTTCGTCAACGCGTGCGGCACGTGCGCGGTCTGCGCCGAGGGGCGCCAGAACGTCTGCCCGAATCAGACGCAGCCCGGATTCGACCGGTGGGGCTCCTTCGCCGAGCGGGTGATCGTCCACCACGCCGATACGAACCTCGTCGCCGTACCGGGAAGCATCGACGATGCGACGGCCGCGGCACTCGGCTGCCGGTTCGCCACCGCGTATCGAGCGGTCACGGCGCGCGGTCGCGTCTGCGCCGGCGAGGAGGTGGTCGTGTTCGGATGCGGCGGGGTCGGCCTATCCGCGATCCTCGTCGCCGTCGCAGCCGGCGCGCATGTCGTCGCAGTCGACGTGTCCGTTGCCGCGAGGGATCTCGCCGTGCGCCTCGGCGCCGCCGTCGCCGTCGACGGCGAGGCCGAAGACGCAGACGTGCAGGTCTCCGCGGCGACGGACGGCGGCGCGCACGTCGTCATCGAAGCGCTCGGGCGCGCATCGCTGCTGCGTCGAGGCCTGGCGAGCCTCCGGCCCGGAGGCCGGCATGTGCAGGTCGGCCTGCTCGCGGGCGCGGACTCCGTCCCCGCGCTCGATGTCGGCCGCGTGATCGCGCTCGAGCTGGAGCTCCTGGGCAGTCATGGGATGCCGGCGCACGAGTATCCCGCGATGCTCGACCAGATCGCTCGCGGCATCATCGACCCGTCCGCCCTCGTCGGACGCACGGTGTCCCTCGACGACGCCCCGTCGGCGCTTGCCGCGATGAGCGGGCCCGCGGCCACGGCGGGGACCACGGTCATCCTGCTGTAG
- a CDS encoding glycosyltransferase yields MTSVLFVTWDGGGNVPPMLAVASEMQRRGHAVRVLGHPSQRAAVVTAGLAFEAYSTARSWTALKPRSGLRADLAYAAVFADRRLGRDVVRSARRSPVDRIVVDGLLIGALSELCRAGLRYTIFVHTLRAAMYRAVVRGPLGAVLHVRGLRPAHLYEIAELELVVTDPLLDVRPRANAASIVHTGPVFAERATQSTFDDPPAEVLVSLSTTYVHGQAELLQRIIEAIAPLPVRVIVTTGPAISPDEVRPSSNTDVHAYLPHADAMASASVVVGHGGHATTLLALAHGIPLLIIPTNTSFDQPVIGHVIAAHGLGLTLDKRASTEAIRDAVVELIRRRSYRDRTGEVGRRIRGAPNGAVVAADRLAGRAATAG; encoded by the coding sequence ATGACCTCCGTTCTTTTCGTGACATGGGACGGCGGCGGCAACGTCCCGCCGATGCTGGCCGTCGCTTCCGAGATGCAGCGACGCGGTCACGCAGTGCGGGTCCTCGGTCATCCGTCTCAGCGCGCTGCGGTGGTGACGGCTGGGCTCGCGTTCGAGGCCTATTCGACCGCACGGAGCTGGACGGCGCTGAAGCCACGTTCGGGCCTGCGTGCGGATCTGGCCTATGCAGCCGTCTTCGCCGATCGTCGCCTCGGCCGTGACGTCGTGCGATCGGCACGACGATCGCCCGTGGACCGGATCGTGGTGGACGGCCTGCTGATCGGGGCGCTGTCGGAGCTCTGCCGCGCAGGACTTCGATACACGATCTTCGTCCACACCCTCCGGGCGGCGATGTATCGGGCGGTCGTGCGTGGTCCGCTCGGGGCCGTGCTGCACGTGCGCGGGCTGCGTCCCGCGCATCTCTACGAGATCGCCGAGCTCGAACTGGTCGTGACCGATCCGCTCCTGGATGTCCGACCGCGCGCGAACGCAGCCTCGATCGTCCACACCGGGCCTGTCTTCGCGGAGCGTGCGACGCAGTCGACCTTCGACGACCCGCCCGCCGAGGTGCTCGTGAGCCTGAGCACGACGTACGTGCACGGTCAGGCCGAGCTTCTGCAGCGCATCATCGAGGCGATCGCACCGCTGCCGGTGCGGGTGATCGTGACCACCGGCCCGGCGATCTCTCCCGATGAAGTCCGGCCGTCGTCGAACACCGACGTGCACGCGTATCTCCCGCACGCCGACGCGATGGCCTCGGCGTCGGTCGTCGTCGGCCACGGCGGCCATGCGACGACGCTGCTCGCACTGGCACACGGCATCCCGCTTCTGATCATCCCGACGAACACGTCGTTCGATCAGCCGGTGATCGGCCACGTGATCGCCGCGCACGGACTGGGACTCACCCTCGACAAGCGTGCCTCGACGGAAGCCATCCGCGACGCGGTGGTCGAGCTGATCCGCCGGCGGAGCTATCGCGATCGCACGGGCGAGGTGGGCAGGCGGATCCGCGGCGCCCCGAACGGAGCGGTCGTCGCCGCGGATCGACTCGCAGGACGCGCCGCTACAGCAGGATGA